A stretch of the uncultured Desulfobacter sp. genome encodes the following:
- a CDS encoding response regulator: MSKTHAYPILVVDDEKVIATLIQKILAQENITTEYAQDGNQALLKMRQAEIPYSLVISDQKMPEMTGDALLEKAALISPDTPRFLMSGYSDLAAVIRAINNGSINRFIPKPLDNKAFIRAVLDAVTQFEAAIEAKRLFEQAKAQNLKLFELYKELKQETQMFDKILDGLNAEIAEVTDRMDALKDGDIKNKNELDRIEQSMKNKKILTQSNLNGFAAQIREEVYIQFQDIAIRNGLTMPGKS; encoded by the coding sequence TTGAGTAAAACACATGCCTATCCAATTCTGGTCGTGGATGATGAAAAAGTTATTGCCACACTTATTCAAAAAATTTTAGCGCAGGAGAACATCACAACGGAGTATGCGCAGGACGGTAACCAGGCTTTGCTGAAAATGCGTCAGGCCGAAATTCCTTATTCACTGGTGATCAGTGACCAGAAGATGCCTGAAATGACAGGGGATGCCCTGCTTGAAAAAGCCGCCTTGATCTCACCGGACACCCCAAGATTTTTGATGTCAGGATATTCGGACCTGGCTGCCGTAATTCGAGCCATAAATAATGGTTCAATTAATCGATTCATTCCAAAACCTCTGGATAACAAGGCATTCATTCGGGCGGTTTTAGATGCTGTGACACAATTTGAGGCGGCCATTGAGGCCAAACGCCTGTTTGAGCAGGCCAAAGCCCAGAATCTCAAACTGTTTGAACTCTATAAAGAGTTGAAACAGGAAACACAAATGTTTGACAAAATCCTGGACGGGTTGAACGCAGAGATCGCGGAGGTAACCGATAGAATGGATGCGTTGAAGGATGGTGATATAAAAAACAAAAATGAACTGGATCGAATCGAGCAATCCATGAAAAATAAAAAAATCCTGACCCAGAGTAATCTTAACGGCTTTGCTGCCCAGATCAGGGAGGAAGTATATATACAGTTCCAGGATATTGCGATTCGAAACGGTTTAACAATGCCGGGAAAAAGCTGA
- a CDS encoding HD domain-containing phosphohydrolase produces MTEDEVTSKKRISVLVVDDEKSILKLAKRLVLQEGYDCLVASNGLEAITVMEETVVDVVITDIAMPEMGGIELTKQIRENYSADVIMMTGYFKDLSYENAVTQGAKDFIQKPFSTKEFQIRLNRVIKERETNQELKQSLKRMNEIVDGVTNSLSSTVDARDPYTAGHQKRVAQLAIAIARSMGLDNTIVSSIRMAGILHDLGKIAIPAEILSKPSTLSDIEFSLIKTHPQVSFDILKNINFPTPVALIVHQHHERMDGSGYPLGLSGDDILPEARILTVADVVEAMSSHRPYRPGLGMDKALEEIKKNRGRFYDPDVVEACLKTAAENFTFDG; encoded by the coding sequence ATGACAGAAGACGAGGTCACATCAAAAAAAAGAATAAGTGTTTTGGTGGTGGATGATGAAAAAAGCATCCTGAAGCTGGCAAAACGACTGGTTCTTCAAGAAGGGTATGACTGTCTTGTTGCCTCAAACGGACTTGAGGCAATCACAGTGATGGAAGAAACAGTGGTGGATGTGGTGATAACGGATATCGCCATGCCTGAGATGGGCGGCATTGAGCTGACAAAACAGATAAGAGAGAACTACTCGGCAGATGTTATCATGATGACCGGTTACTTTAAAGACTTGTCCTACGAAAATGCCGTCACCCAAGGCGCCAAGGATTTTATTCAAAAACCGTTCAGCACCAAAGAATTTCAAATCCGGCTTAATCGGGTGATCAAGGAGCGTGAGACCAATCAGGAACTCAAACAAAGCCTGAAGCGGATGAATGAGATCGTCGATGGGGTAACAAACAGCCTGTCCTCAACCGTGGATGCAAGAGACCCGTATACGGCCGGACATCAAAAACGGGTGGCACAGCTTGCCATTGCAATCGCCCGATCCATGGGGCTTGACAACACAATCGTCTCCAGTATCCGCATGGCCGGAATCCTCCATGACTTAGGAAAAATCGCCATCCCGGCTGAGATTTTGTCAAAACCGAGCACCTTGTCGGACATCGAATTCAGTTTGATAAAAACCCATCCCCAGGTGAGTTTTGATATTCTTAAAAACATCAATTTCCCCACGCCTGTGGCCCTAATCGTTCACCAGCACCATGAACGTATGGATGGCTCAGGCTATCCTTTGGGGCTTTCAGGAGACGACATCCTGCCCGAAGCAAGAATATTAACGGTGGCGGATGTGGTTGAGGCCATGTCTTCCCACAGGCCTTACCGGCCGGGACTAGGCATGGACAAAGCATTAGAGGAAATCAAAAAAAACAGGGGCAGGTTCTATGATCCGGACGTTGTGGAAGCCTGCCTTAAAACAGCAGCCGAAAACTTTACATTTGACGGGTGA